A genome region from Myroides fluvii includes the following:
- a CDS encoding DUF6597 domain-containing transcriptional factor, which yields MRYQEILPLPALQAYIRYFWVLESGEEQVGSKQFKILPDGIPALIYQDTPNRFRDEQRQYTPQLYVYGAFTTYTNQLVDGPFRIIGAYFEPTALKAIFKFDASELANQNVPLDDLVSTSLLDQLQQAPTTQEKIELLSDFVLQQVQTLRYANQKAIFASTLLQRGRSLAEVQAQMNLSERTLERLIKQHVGMTPKLFSRIMRFQTSLQLLKTTDFNTLTTLVYQQDYFDQSHFIREFKTFTGNNPTQFLKYSEEKLSNFPAWKKEEED from the coding sequence ATGCGCTACCAAGAAATCCTTCCCCTTCCGGCTTTACAAGCCTATATCCGTTACTTTTGGGTATTGGAGAGTGGAGAAGAGCAAGTTGGGAGCAAACAGTTTAAGATATTACCCGATGGGATTCCCGCTTTGATTTATCAGGATACCCCCAATCGCTTTCGAGATGAACAGAGGCAATATACGCCCCAATTGTATGTGTATGGAGCTTTTACAACCTATACCAATCAGTTGGTAGATGGACCTTTTCGAATCATTGGTGCTTATTTTGAGCCCACTGCTTTAAAAGCCATTTTCAAGTTTGATGCTTCAGAATTAGCCAATCAGAATGTGCCATTGGATGATTTAGTTTCCACCTCCTTACTTGATCAATTACAACAGGCGCCAACAACACAAGAGAAGATAGAATTGCTTTCAGACTTTGTTCTACAACAAGTTCAAACCCTGCGTTATGCTAATCAAAAAGCGATATTTGCCTCTACGTTGTTACAAAGAGGACGCTCTTTAGCTGAGGTTCAGGCGCAAATGAACTTATCAGAACGAACGTTGGAGCGTTTAATAAAACAACATGTGGGCATGACGCCTAAACTTTTTTCTCGTATTATGCGTTTTCAAACGAGCTTACAATTGTTGAAAACTACCGATTTCAATACATTGACGACGCTAGTTTACCAACAAGATTACTTTGATCAATCGCATTTTATTCGAGAGTTTAAGACCTTTACAGGAAATAATCCCACCCAGTTTTTAAAGTATTCAGAAGAGAAATTATCCAATTTTCCAGCGTGGAAAAAAGAGGAAGAAGACTAA
- a CDS encoding phosphocholine-specific phospholipase C: MSTTRRDFIKSSSLFMGGMTLLNAMPSSIQRALSIEADPGTTFLDAEHIVFLMQENRSFDHCYGTLSGVRGFNDPRVIRQPNQLPVWFQADQNQSLYGPFRLDIENTKITWMGSLPHSWKDMVEARNDGKMDQWLIAKKPGNKEYAHMPLTMGYFTREDIPFYYAFADAFTVCDQHFCSSLTGTSANRSYFWAGAIRENPRDPHSVAHVNNGQINYKDVSWKTYPERLEEHNISWKVYQNELSVPVGFTDMEESWLANFTDNNLEFYKQYNVRFHKAHIQFKALELKRLNQKIEEGTLTEEALQKAQAERLFLEEYLTQYGAESFAKLSDFEQQIHHKAFATNTADPAYHTLEEIEYQENGETKKVEVPKGDILYQFRKDVTEDKLPMVSWLVAPCNFSDHPGAPWFGAWYVSEVLDILTKNPKVWKKTIFILTYDENDGYFDHVAPFVPPLSTDPKQGKVSSAIDTQDEWVTLAQDKARDAKSNLASPIGLGYRVPMVVASPWTRGGWVNSEVCDLTSTLQFLEYFIEKKTGKKVIEENISEWRRGTCSNMTSVFQPANELKKLEIDFVDRNTYVERILSARNKNLPHGFAQYKAADLQQHTMWNDLKTFPKQERGVKKACGLPYHVNANIKVNAKEVQMQFAIVSNQLKNKDYLAPIQVYAHQKFQEKTGMNWNFSVNEKEPISYAWAKQALEGGLYNFSVHSFNGFYRNFKGHVTDPQVELTFTVLPNQMVQLVLKNKSSKALSFFVQDVVYVKTNQKILVDAKAEQLIELDYADYKGWYDVVVTLADYKNFMYQYAGHIENGKSSITDPYMASFSKWS; this comes from the coding sequence ATGAGTACAACTAGAAGAGATTTTATCAAATCGTCATCCCTTTTTATGGGAGGGATGACGCTTTTAAACGCCATGCCTTCGTCTATTCAGCGCGCATTGAGCATTGAGGCCGATCCAGGAACAACTTTTCTCGATGCAGAGCACATTGTGTTTTTAATGCAAGAAAATCGATCGTTTGATCATTGTTACGGAACATTAAGCGGGGTTCGTGGATTTAATGATCCTCGCGTCATTCGACAACCGAATCAATTGCCCGTTTGGTTTCAGGCAGACCAGAATCAGTCCCTATACGGCCCCTTCCGATTGGATATTGAAAATACCAAAATTACGTGGATGGGTAGTTTACCACACAGTTGGAAAGATATGGTGGAAGCGAGAAATGACGGGAAAATGGATCAATGGTTAATTGCCAAAAAACCAGGGAATAAGGAATATGCACATATGCCCCTAACGATGGGGTATTTTACCCGAGAAGATATTCCTTTTTACTATGCGTTTGCGGATGCATTTACCGTATGTGATCAGCATTTCTGTTCTTCCTTAACGGGAACAAGTGCCAATCGATCGTATTTTTGGGCCGGTGCTATTCGCGAAAATCCCCGTGATCCCCATTCAGTAGCTCACGTGAATAATGGTCAAATCAACTACAAAGATGTAAGCTGGAAAACCTATCCTGAACGCCTGGAAGAACATAATATCTCGTGGAAAGTATACCAAAACGAGTTGAGTGTACCTGTTGGATTTACAGATATGGAAGAATCCTGGTTGGCCAATTTTACGGATAATAACCTTGAATTCTACAAACAGTACAATGTTCGTTTTCACAAGGCACATATTCAATTCAAAGCATTGGAACTGAAACGCCTCAATCAAAAGATTGAAGAAGGGACATTAACAGAGGAGGCCTTGCAAAAAGCACAAGCAGAACGCCTATTTTTAGAGGAATATTTGACACAATATGGAGCCGAATCTTTTGCGAAATTATCTGATTTTGAGCAACAAATTCACCATAAAGCCTTTGCGACTAATACTGCTGATCCTGCGTATCATACTTTAGAAGAAATTGAGTATCAGGAAAATGGAGAAACAAAAAAAGTAGAAGTTCCCAAAGGAGATATTCTCTATCAGTTTAGAAAAGATGTCACAGAAGATAAACTACCTATGGTTAGTTGGTTGGTTGCACCTTGTAATTTCTCCGATCACCCAGGTGCACCTTGGTTTGGGGCTTGGTATGTCTCTGAGGTATTGGATATTTTGACAAAAAATCCAAAGGTTTGGAAGAAAACCATCTTTATCTTGACGTATGATGAAAATGATGGCTATTTTGATCACGTGGCTCCTTTTGTACCTCCGCTGAGTACAGACCCAAAACAAGGAAAAGTATCTAGTGCAATAGATACCCAAGATGAATGGGTAACGTTAGCCCAAGATAAAGCTAGAGATGCTAAAAGCAATTTGGCCAGTCCGATTGGATTAGGGTATCGCGTTCCGATGGTGGTGGCTTCGCCCTGGACAAGAGGAGGATGGGTCAATTCGGAAGTATGTGATTTAACCTCTACTTTACAGTTTTTGGAGTATTTCATCGAAAAGAAAACAGGTAAGAAAGTGATAGAAGAAAATATTTCTGAATGGAGACGAGGAACGTGTAGTAATATGACTTCGGTTTTCCAACCTGCAAATGAGTTGAAAAAACTGGAGATTGACTTTGTTGATCGCAATACTTATGTGGAGCGCATTTTATCTGCTCGAAATAAAAATCTACCTCATGGCTTTGCGCAATACAAGGCCGCTGATTTACAACAACACACCATGTGGAATGATCTTAAAACTTTTCCAAAACAAGAAAGAGGAGTCAAAAAAGCATGCGGGTTGCCCTATCATGTAAATGCCAATATTAAAGTGAATGCCAAGGAAGTACAAATGCAATTCGCAATAGTGTCTAATCAGTTGAAAAACAAAGACTATTTGGCTCCTATTCAAGTATATGCTCACCAAAAGTTCCAAGAGAAAACAGGAATGAATTGGAATTTTAGCGTAAATGAGAAAGAGCCGATTTCCTATGCGTGGGCAAAACAAGCGCTAGAAGGTGGATTGTATAACTTTAGTGTGCATAGTTTTAACGGTTTCTATCGAAATTTTAAAGGACATGTAACGGATCCTCAAGTAGAACTTACTTTTACCGTGTTGCCCAATCAAATGGTACAGCTTGTCTTGAAAAATAAGTCGAGTAAAGCCTTGTCTTTTTTTGTACAAGACGTGGTGTATGTAAAAACAAATCAAAAAATATTGGTGGACGCGAAGGCAGAACAACTAATTGAACTGGATTACGCAGACTATAAAGGGTGGTATGATGTAGTGGTTACACTAGCCGATTACAAGAACTTTATGTACCAATATGCAGGTCATATTGAAAATGGAAAAAGCAGTATTACAGATCCATATATGGCGAGTTTCTCGAAATGGAGCTAG
- a CDS encoding RidA family protein, producing the protein MQNKIVRMNPTTVPHPVGKYAHVTVIPKEASLYTFSGQIGINAEGVIPADFNEQVNLTFDNIQGLLASQGLTAEDVIKVNIWSIKEIDWDHFDRVWEGVFGTHYPSMTVAYISALGLPEIAIEIEIWAAR; encoded by the coding sequence ATGCAAAACAAAATTGTTCGAATGAACCCGACTACTGTACCTCATCCAGTTGGTAAATATGCTCATGTAACTGTGATTCCCAAAGAAGCAAGTTTATATACTTTTTCAGGTCAAATAGGCATCAATGCGGAAGGTGTGATTCCAGCTGATTTTAACGAACAAGTCAATCTGACTTTTGACAACATCCAAGGGTTATTAGCCAGTCAAGGATTAACGGCAGAGGACGTTATCAAAGTGAATATATGGTCAATAAAAGAAATTGATTGGGATCACTTTGATCGCGTTTGGGAAGGTGTTTTTGGCACGCATTATCCCTCGATGACTGTCGCTTATATTTCCGCTTTAGGATTACCTGAGATTGCGATTGAAATTGAAATCTGGGCTGCGAGGTAA
- the msrB gene encoding peptide-methionine (R)-S-oxide reductase MsrB, translating into MKKAIVITLLVFSGLVLANSTCFHQNTTGVKEGEAMEERKDKNTKVIYFAGGCFWGTEHFFQQVRGVVATEVGYANGNTKNPTYKQVTTGTTGFAEAVKVTYNPKEVDFELLLDLFLQTIDPTTLNRQANDVGTQYRSGIYYSDSADQFIITQKINELAKQYTQNIVVEVEPLRNFYDAETYHQNYLDKNPGGYCHIGADLFELARKANPKKKQAYQRQEKETLKQTLSAVQYEVTQNNGTERAYSNELWKEFREGIYVDITTGEPLFVSTDKYDAGCGWPSFSKPIDTKLIEEKEDHTHGMQRTEVRSATGDAHLGHVFNDGPAETGGLRYCINGASLRFIPKEEMKVQGYEKYVPLLQKKN; encoded by the coding sequence ATGAAAAAAGCAATTGTAATAACTTTATTGGTGTTTAGTGGACTTGTGTTAGCAAATAGTACATGCTTTCATCAAAATACAACAGGTGTAAAAGAAGGAGAAGCTATGGAAGAAAGAAAAGACAAAAATACCAAGGTTATTTATTTTGCAGGTGGATGTTTTTGGGGAACCGAACACTTCTTTCAACAGGTGAGAGGAGTAGTAGCTACAGAAGTAGGATATGCCAATGGAAATACTAAAAATCCAACCTATAAGCAGGTTACTACGGGAACAACGGGTTTTGCGGAAGCAGTAAAAGTAACCTATAACCCCAAAGAAGTAGATTTTGAATTGTTGCTTGATTTATTTCTTCAGACGATTGATCCAACCACCTTAAATCGACAAGCCAATGATGTGGGAACCCAATATCGCTCTGGAATTTACTATTCGGATAGTGCAGATCAATTTATCATTACCCAAAAAATAAATGAATTAGCCAAACAGTATACGCAGAACATAGTAGTGGAAGTAGAGCCTTTGCGCAATTTTTACGATGCAGAAACCTATCATCAAAACTACTTAGATAAAAATCCAGGTGGATACTGTCACATTGGAGCAGACTTATTTGAGCTAGCGCGTAAGGCAAATCCCAAAAAGAAACAAGCGTATCAACGCCAAGAGAAAGAAACCTTAAAGCAAACGCTAAGTGCGGTACAATACGAAGTAACCCAAAATAACGGCACAGAACGAGCGTACAGCAATGAGCTGTGGAAGGAGTTTCGAGAGGGGATTTACGTGGATATTACAACAGGAGAACCTTTATTTGTTTCGACTGATAAATACGATGCGGGTTGTGGATGGCCGAGTTTTTCCAAGCCAATTGACACCAAGTTGATTGAAGAAAAAGAAGACCATACCCACGGTATGCAACGAACTGAAGTGAGAAGTGCTACCGGAGATGCTCATTTAGGACATGTGTTTAACGATGGACCTGCTGAAACTGGCGGATTGCGTTATTGTATTAATGGAGCGTCCTTGCGTTTTATTCCCAAAGAAGAGATGAAAGTACAGGGGTATGAAAAGTATGTACCTTTACTACAGAAGAAAAACTAA
- a CDS encoding NAD(P)H-dependent flavin oxidoreductase — translation MPTDTFTWKNKITALLQTQYPIIQAPMFGVATPQMVAAAGEIGVLGTLPLGDLPASKCIELIRATKQLTDRPFAVNVFLNPLPERTAELKKQYTRTKKYLEDFAKQVDLEVKLADYEQVVYTDYRDQVDAIIAEGCKIVSFTFGVFDEATIAKMKQHNIILIGTCTAVAEARVLEQKGIDLICVQGIEAGGHQGTFLTETLPEIGGLSLLAQVKDAVKTPLIYAGGLYNASTIVAIKALGAQGFAIGSLLMGSEESNLAEFEKEALRQAKESDLVLTKSFSGRYARGLSNTFTNQLDHSDYILPYPFQNKLTIGLRIAAKTNKNPEFSSLWTGQSRGPYSGASIKVILSQLIQEVETYKP, via the coding sequence ATGCCTACGGATACTTTTACTTGGAAAAACAAGATTACTGCACTTCTACAAACCCAATATCCCATTATTCAAGCCCCTATGTTTGGCGTCGCTACCCCTCAAATGGTTGCCGCTGCAGGAGAAATTGGCGTTTTGGGTACACTGCCTTTGGGCGACTTACCCGCATCTAAATGTATAGAATTGATTCGAGCAACGAAGCAATTAACGGATCGTCCTTTTGCAGTAAATGTGTTTTTAAATCCCTTACCCGAGCGTACAGCTGAACTAAAAAAGCAATATACCCGTACGAAAAAATACCTGGAAGATTTTGCCAAACAAGTTGATTTAGAGGTGAAATTGGCAGATTACGAACAAGTTGTATACACGGATTACCGCGATCAAGTAGATGCAATTATTGCCGAAGGCTGTAAAATTGTTAGTTTTACTTTCGGTGTATTTGACGAGGCAACAATTGCAAAAATGAAACAACATAACATCATCCTTATTGGTACCTGTACTGCTGTGGCGGAAGCCCGAGTATTGGAACAAAAAGGCATCGATCTTATTTGTGTACAAGGCATCGAAGCGGGCGGACATCAAGGTACTTTCTTAACCGAAACACTACCTGAAATTGGGGGATTATCCTTATTAGCTCAAGTAAAAGATGCTGTAAAAACACCGCTCATTTACGCAGGTGGACTCTATAATGCTTCAACCATAGTAGCTATTAAGGCACTTGGTGCACAAGGTTTTGCCATCGGCAGTTTACTCATGGGATCGGAAGAGAGTAACCTAGCTGAATTTGAAAAAGAAGCCTTGCGACAGGCAAAAGAGAGTGATTTGGTGTTAACCAAAAGTTTCTCCGGTCGCTATGCAAGAGGCCTAAGCAATACCTTCACGAATCAACTTGATCATTCCGACTATATTCTTCCCTATCCGTTTCAAAACAAACTGACCATTGGCTTGAGGATTGCCGCGAAGACAAATAAAAATCCTGAGTTCTCAAGCTTGTGGACGGGACAGTCTCGTGGTCCTTACAGTGGAGCATCGATCAAAGTCATTCTCTCTCAATTAATTCAAGAAGTAGAAACCTATAAACCGTAA
- a CDS encoding SusD/RagB family nutrient-binding outer membrane lipoprotein yields the protein MKKYLKTLYAITLALTVVGCHDLDQLNEDPNKIKETDPYLLLTKVEKSAFSLQNIDKEYAARMIIQTDGESTYQYLKWGSKGFDRYKDLLQTQKMMDEATRTGKVEYLALGHFLKAHLFFELTMNFGDIPFSEALQGEGKIQFPQYDPQEAVFVGILEELEQASKTLKKEGTIQGDIIYKGDVNRWEKLIESYKLKVLITLSKKQKVGGIDVAQRFNEIYQKGILMMDNNDNGQLTFFDQAGSRYPQFNSSSYGSSMYMSGTFINLMKELKDPRLFAIAQRTASALEQGLAENDFSAYNGGDPIVPYAENEKLVQGKNISKVRSRYYQDPTNETNVILSYAELQFILAEAVARGWIAGNAEEFYLKGIKGNFDYYAQYAKGLGHYFTSEALEQYVQQPKVSYQGGNLSEQVKQILTQKYLIMFHQAGMSIYFDYLRTGFPELKIQQGITAPTRWQYPSSEYNRNQENLQKALDRQFSGSDHIRGISWWLK from the coding sequence ATGAAAAAATACTTAAAAACGCTATACGCAATTACCTTGGCATTAACTGTAGTAGGATGTCACGATTTAGATCAACTGAATGAAGATCCAAATAAAATCAAAGAAACAGATCCTTATTTGTTGCTAACAAAAGTGGAGAAATCAGCTTTTTCACTACAGAATATCGATAAAGAGTATGCCGCTCGTATGATTATTCAAACCGATGGGGAAAGTACCTATCAATATTTGAAATGGGGAAGCAAGGGATTTGATCGCTATAAGGATTTACTGCAGACACAAAAAATGATGGATGAAGCAACGCGTACGGGAAAAGTTGAATATCTCGCGCTTGGACATTTTTTAAAGGCTCATTTGTTTTTTGAATTGACGATGAATTTTGGTGATATTCCATTTTCAGAAGCTTTACAAGGAGAAGGAAAGATTCAATTTCCTCAATATGATCCCCAAGAAGCCGTGTTTGTTGGGATTTTGGAAGAATTAGAACAAGCGTCAAAAACATTGAAAAAAGAAGGGACTATTCAAGGAGATATCATTTATAAAGGAGATGTAAACCGCTGGGAAAAATTAATCGAATCTTATAAATTAAAAGTTTTGATCACGTTGTCAAAAAAACAAAAAGTAGGAGGGATTGATGTAGCTCAACGCTTTAATGAAATCTATCAAAAGGGAATTTTAATGATGGATAATAACGATAACGGTCAACTAACGTTCTTTGATCAAGCGGGGAGTCGTTATCCTCAATTCAATTCAAGTTCATATGGATCGAGTATGTATATGTCAGGAACATTTATTAATTTGATGAAAGAATTGAAAGACCCTCGTTTATTTGCTATTGCACAACGTACAGCTTCTGCTTTAGAACAAGGCTTGGCAGAAAATGATTTTTCGGCCTATAACGGAGGAGATCCAATTGTTCCCTATGCGGAAAATGAAAAATTGGTCCAGGGAAAAAATATATCAAAAGTACGAAGCAGATACTACCAAGACCCAACAAATGAAACCAATGTAATCTTGAGCTATGCTGAACTTCAATTTATTTTAGCTGAAGCCGTAGCAAGAGGGTGGATTGCAGGTAATGCAGAAGAGTTTTACCTCAAGGGAATCAAAGGGAATTTTGATTATTATGCGCAATATGCCAAAGGATTAGGTCATTATTTTACGAGCGAAGCATTGGAGCAGTATGTACAACAACCCAAGGTGAGCTATCAAGGAGGAAATCTCTCGGAACAAGTAAAACAAATTCTTACTCAAAAGTATTTGATTATGTTTCACCAAGCGGGAATGAGTATTTATTTTGATTACTTGAGAACAGGTTTCCCAGAGTTGAAAATTCAACAAGGAATTACAGCTCCAACAAGATGGCAATACCCAAGTTCGGAGTACAATCGAAACCAAGAAAATTTGCAAAAAGCACTAGATCGTCAATTTAGTGGTTCAGATCATATTAGAGGAATCAGTTGGTGGTTAAAATAA